The Virgibacillus dokdonensis genome includes a window with the following:
- a CDS encoding PTS sugar transporter subunit IIB, giving the protein MKKVIVACGSGVATSQTVASKVKSILEEKGVRASVEAVDIKSLDQYIKTSDVYISITKNTEEYDIPTLNGIAFLTGMGMEEETQKLLDALK; this is encoded by the coding sequence ATGAAAAAAGTAATTGTAGCTTGTGGTTCAGGGGTAGCGACTAGTCAGACGGTAGCATCAAAAGTAAAGTCAATTTTGGAAGAAAAAGGTGTTCGAGCAAGTGTAGAAGCAGTTGATATTAAGTCGTTAGATCAGTATATAAAGACCAGCGATGTGTATATTTCAATTACAAAAAATACAGAAGAATATGATATTCCAACTCTAAATGGAATAGCCTTTTTAACCGGTATGGGAATGGAAGAAGAAACACAAAAATTGCTAGATGCATTAAAGTAA
- a CDS encoding PTS sugar transporter subunit IIA, with protein sequence MGFETLFQKELIKLNTEFHSSDDMFVALSHDLIKNGYVEDTFNQAIIEREKEFPTGLSTGKALLAIPHTDTKHITKPFIYVVKANKPMKFLQMATTDTWLEVNIIFMLGIKDPAKQVGLLSVIIDKFKDEQFVHTFQSISNEKEMLAFLKNNFRRDEK encoded by the coding sequence ATGGGTTTCGAAACTTTATTTCAGAAAGAACTAATTAAACTAAATACTGAATTTCATTCGTCGGATGATATGTTTGTAGCGCTTAGTCATGATTTAATAAAAAACGGTTATGTAGAGGATACTTTTAATCAAGCAATCATCGAAAGAGAAAAAGAATTTCCAACAGGATTGTCTACAGGAAAAGCATTGTTAGCTATACCACATACGGATACAAAGCATATTACAAAGCCATTTATATATGTTGTAAAGGCTAACAAGCCAATGAAATTTTTGCAAATGGCAACTACGGACACGTGGCTTGAAGTAAATATCATATTTATGCTTGGTATAAAGGACCCAGCAAAACAAGTCGGTCTACTTTCAGTGATTATTGATAAGTTCAAGGATGAGCAATTTGTTCATACATTTCAATCTATTTCAAATGAGAAAGAGATGCTTGCATTTTTAAAAAACAATTTTAGGAGAGATGAAAAATGA
- a CDS encoding BglG family transcription antiterminator, with protein MEGVKRRFIKYLILKESVGCNELITEFQFTKHEVMNIMKDMNQSFKKDVIISSDEVVYMSEVGKMICYKKFFLDREKLFSQHEFEIRYHLILIALAVDKKYLSLLELADICLVSKNTILNDMKPLKENLRLKGIEVDYSRKLGYFMKGSEFTIRNVLVTAVKNVLRSSAGRILLEEKNFVDSSEIFRLQKRLERVESRIGITLTDEQLDELPYIIHFVLKRASKFNRNWSFKIESYDIKNTVEFPEIQQMFWDYNDLTQSDLLYLSLQILASNMVESALFITDGDEVSQATDHFIDNIEVNLAINMYRRKELKHKVLLHMRPAIYRSLLGFQINNPLTKEFLAQYQEIYRIVKKSVKPFEDIIHREMSTEEIVYLCMIVLSWIYETEETETIFKAVVLCPSGTSISKLLLVTLQSMFPGIDFIGAYAVRQFKKGGYEVDFIFTTIPINDHRTTFIVPPILDSQSRMELRSKVRNEMKSDSNRFVHSLVKLIQPYVPTQYLDVVSKKIGSVLVNQTTCDYLNNSLEHFKFSIDHISIMKEDVNWEEIVDRSMLPLLRRNSITEKYINKTKTIFYHNYEQMLIAANVYLPHAATEYGVKKKDFQINILKKPVFTPTGEEVKIVVALAPSVDNDHVPTLIRLNNLFMDKNVMCEMMKEDNIFTIQSILNNLGGAEDGFRNFISERTN; from the coding sequence ATGGAAGGCGTTAAAAGAAGATTTATTAAATACCTAATACTGAAAGAAAGTGTGGGATGCAATGAATTAATAACCGAGTTCCAATTTACGAAGCATGAAGTTATGAACATAATGAAAGATATGAATCAATCTTTCAAAAAAGATGTCATTATTTCAAGTGATGAAGTAGTCTATATGTCTGAAGTTGGTAAGATGATCTGCTATAAGAAATTTTTTCTAGATAGAGAAAAATTATTTAGTCAACATGAATTTGAAATTCGCTACCATTTGATTCTTATTGCATTAGCAGTGGATAAAAAATATTTATCCTTACTGGAATTAGCAGACATATGCTTAGTGAGTAAAAATACGATATTAAATGATATGAAACCACTGAAAGAAAATTTACGTTTAAAAGGAATTGAAGTGGACTATTCTCGCAAGTTAGGTTATTTTATGAAAGGTTCAGAGTTTACAATAAGAAATGTATTAGTAACAGCAGTGAAAAACGTGCTTCGGTCCTCGGCAGGGCGAATACTGTTGGAAGAAAAGAATTTTGTAGATAGTTCAGAAATATTTCGGTTGCAAAAAAGACTGGAGCGAGTAGAGAGTAGAATCGGTATAACATTAACCGATGAACAATTAGATGAACTTCCATATATTATTCACTTTGTTTTAAAAAGGGCGAGCAAATTCAATCGTAATTGGTCCTTTAAAATAGAAAGCTATGATATTAAAAACACTGTAGAGTTTCCTGAAATACAGCAGATGTTTTGGGATTATAATGATTTAACACAAAGCGATTTGCTTTACTTATCCTTACAAATATTAGCATCCAATATGGTAGAGTCAGCGCTATTTATTACAGATGGGGACGAGGTATCTCAAGCAACGGATCATTTTATTGACAATATTGAAGTGAATTTGGCTATTAATATGTATCGTAGAAAAGAATTAAAGCATAAAGTACTTCTTCATATGAGACCTGCTATTTACCGAAGTTTGCTTGGTTTTCAAATTAATAACCCACTAACAAAAGAATTTTTAGCTCAATATCAAGAAATCTATCGTATAGTAAAAAAATCTGTTAAACCTTTTGAAGATATTATTCATAGGGAGATGTCTACAGAAGAAATTGTTTACCTATGCATGATTGTCTTAAGTTGGATCTATGAAACAGAAGAGACAGAAACCATTTTTAAAGCTGTAGTGCTATGTCCAAGCGGAACATCCATATCTAAACTATTATTAGTGACATTACAATCCATGTTTCCAGGAATAGACTTTATTGGTGCTTATGCAGTTAGACAGTTTAAAAAAGGTGGATACGAGGTTGATTTCATTTTTACAACGATTCCAATTAATGATCATCGAACCACTTTTATTGTTCCACCAATTTTAGATAGCCAAAGTAGGATGGAATTAAGAAGTAAGGTGCGAAATGAGATGAAAAGTGATAGTAATAGATTCGTGCATTCACTGGTAAAGTTAATTCAACCTTACGTTCCAACACAATATTTGGATGTTGTTTCTAAGAAAATTGGTTCCGTCTTAGTAAATCAAACAACTTGTGATTATTTGAACAATTCATTGGAGCACTTTAAATTTTCTATCGACCATATAAGCATTATGAAAGAGGATGTGAATTGGGAGGAAATTGTTGATCGTTCCATGTTACCTCTTTTAAGAAGAAATAGTATTACAGAAAAATATATCAATAAAACTAAAACGATTTTCTACCATAATTATGAGCAGATGTTAATTGCTGCGAATGTTTATTTGCCTCATGCAGCAACAGAATATGGGGTGAAAAAAAAGGACTTCCAAATTAATATTCTAAAAAAACCAGTATTTACCCCTACTGGTGAAGAAGTAAAGATAGTTGTAGCGTTAGCTCCTTCTGTTGATAATGATCACGTACCAACTTTAATTCGATTAAACAATTTATTTATGGATAAAAACGTCATGTGTGAAATGATGAAGGAAGATAATATATTTACCATCCAGAGTATTCTTAACAATCTAGGAGGAGCAGAAGATGGGTTTCGAAACTTTATTTCAGAAAGAACTAATTAA
- a CDS encoding GNAT family N-acetyltransferase, translating to MKIETKRLLLVPCTEENVNMVLEREQSVGNHIYQHIEKLQEDQSQLGWGPWLICNKENTLLIGNAGFKGKPGIERSVEIGYGIMDDARNQGYATETVGALIDWAFAFASVEQIHAECLVTNLPSISVLEKVGMRKTKEVDDRIKWILKRNSVNEA from the coding sequence ATGAAAATTGAAACGAAACGACTTTTATTAGTTCCTTGTACAGAGGAAAACGTAAACATGGTTTTAGAACGAGAACAAAGTGTTGGTAACCATATCTATCAACACATAGAAAAGTTGCAAGAAGATCAAAGTCAATTGGGCTGGGGACCGTGGTTGATTTGTAATAAAGAGAATACACTTTTAATTGGTAATGCTGGATTTAAAGGAAAACCGGGTATAGAACGATCGGTAGAAATTGGGTATGGAATCATGGATGATGCTCGTAATCAAGGATATGCGACAGAAACTGTTGGAGCGCTTATAGATTGGGCCTTTGCTTTCGCTTCTGTAGAGCAAATTCATGCAGAATGCTTGGTTACAAATTTGCCATCCATAAGCGTGCTGGAAAAAGTAGGGATGCGCAAAACAAAAGAAGTAGATGATAGGATAAAATGGATATTGAAGAGAAACAGCGTTAACGAGGCTTAG
- a CDS encoding HAD family hydrolase, whose protein sequence is MNYKNIIFDFDGTLADSKQCSVLATQNAFKALRLHIPSADTIEHYMGIPIETSFKKMADRELLKDEYKLLLQTFREQYKQLESDLLTVFKNIPEVLHKMVLEEKLLFVLSSKKTDVLKRNLQSLNIGTYFHDIIGSDKVSHYKPHPDGILNIVEQYHLKKEETVMVGDAIYDLQMAKAAAISSCGVTWGSHKREQLTEEKPDHLIDEVMQLVYS, encoded by the coding sequence TTGAACTATAAAAATATTATATTTGATTTTGATGGAACCTTGGCAGATTCAAAGCAATGCAGTGTATTAGCAACACAGAATGCTTTTAAAGCGTTACGACTACATATACCGTCTGCGGATACTATCGAACACTATATGGGAATCCCAATTGAAACATCTTTTAAAAAAATGGCAGATCGAGAGTTATTGAAAGATGAGTATAAGCTTTTATTGCAAACTTTCCGTGAACAGTATAAACAGTTAGAAAGCGATTTACTAACCGTTTTTAAGAATATACCAGAAGTGTTACATAAAATGGTTTTAGAGGAAAAATTGTTATTTGTTTTATCAAGTAAAAAGACAGATGTACTAAAACGGAATCTACAAAGTTTAAACATAGGTACTTATTTTCATGATATTATAGGATCAGACAAAGTATCTCATTATAAACCGCATCCTGACGGTATTTTAAACATCGTTGAACAGTATCATTTAAAAAAGGAAGAGACGGTTATGGTAGGAGATGCTATATATGACTTACAAATGGCTAAAGCTGCTGCTATTTCATCATGTGGAGTGACTTGGGGGAGTCATAAAAGAGAACAATTGACGGAAGAAAAACCTGATCATCTAATAGATGAAGTCATGCAACTTGTATATTCGTAA